From Sulfurovum zhangzhouensis, one genomic window encodes:
- the modD gene encoding ModD protein — protein MLRIDDHTLMEYFKEDVPYFDLTTSLQEQSSKSVRLEIFTREDVIVSCSEEAKRVAELLGCDIEYWIPSKQKARKGETLLIMSGTYETVHQVWRSVQNILEYSCKIATYTHEMKEAIISENPHCELLTTRKNFPFAKSFCIRSVINGGAMPHRLGLGETVIFFPHHRIVYPSTEAFYEEIAMLKKKAPEKKIVIESDTFEEAMVLMQKGADVIQMDKVDVMTLQKLTEYRDQHFAEVKILASGGVNRENAQLFAKTRVDGIVTSAVYFCGMANMGSKMTLL, from the coding sequence ATGTTGAGAATCGATGATCATACACTAATGGAATACTTTAAAGAAGATGTTCCTTATTTTGATCTGACAACTTCACTGCAAGAGCAGTCCAGTAAAAGTGTAAGGCTGGAGATTTTTACAAGAGAGGATGTGATAGTCTCTTGTTCAGAAGAGGCAAAAAGAGTTGCCGAACTTTTAGGGTGTGATATTGAGTACTGGATCCCTTCAAAGCAGAAAGCACGTAAAGGTGAAACACTTCTCATAATGAGCGGTACGTATGAAACTGTACATCAGGTATGGAGGAGTGTTCAGAACATTCTTGAGTATAGCTGTAAGATCGCTACCTATACACATGAAATGAAAGAGGCAATCATAAGTGAAAATCCTCATTGTGAATTACTCACGACACGAAAGAACTTTCCTTTTGCGAAAAGCTTCTGTATTCGATCTGTCATCAATGGAGGAGCAATGCCTCATCGTCTTGGATTGGGGGAAACAGTGATTTTCTTCCCTCACCATAGAATTGTCTATCCATCAACTGAAGCATTTTATGAAGAGATTGCAATGTTGAAGAAAAAGGCACCGGAAAAAAAGATTGTCATAGAGTCAGATACATTTGAAGAAGCAATGGTATTGATGCAAAAAGGTGCTGATGTGATACAGATGGACAAAGTAGATGTCATGACGCTCCAAAAGCTTACGGAGTATCGAGATCAACACTTTGCCGAGGTGAAGATTTTGGCTTCAGGGGGAGTCAATAGAGAGAATGCACAACTTTTTGCTAAGACAAGAGTGGATGGTATAGTAACTAGTGCCGTCTATTTCTGCGGTATGGCCAATATGGGAAGTAAAATGACATTACTTTGA
- the modB gene encoding molybdate ABC transporter permease subunit produces the protein MIQLEQITAPLILSFKTVGYTSVLLLFIGIPLAFLLSQKKLRFRWIIDTLVTLPLVFPPIAVGFFLLLILGEHGWLGEFFAKFGITFIFDFYGLVVAGFIAGLPLMVKPLEAAIRLFPEEIKEAAYISGKSTLQTFFWVVLPNIKASLFAALLLASARSLGEVGITLMLGGNIIGKTDTVSLAIYNAVFDGEYDLALILSGILVVISLLFFIILHFLQNKKIIG, from the coding sequence ATGATACAGCTTGAACAGATCACTGCCCCGCTGATTTTAAGTTTTAAAACAGTGGGATATACTAGTGTATTGTTACTGTTCATAGGTATACCTTTGGCATTTCTACTTTCCCAAAAAAAACTACGGTTTCGATGGATCATAGACACTTTGGTCACACTTCCGCTTGTCTTCCCACCGATTGCCGTAGGCTTTTTTTTATTATTGATACTGGGAGAGCACGGATGGCTTGGAGAGTTTTTTGCAAAGTTTGGCATCACATTTATATTTGATTTTTATGGGTTGGTAGTGGCGGGGTTTATTGCGGGGTTACCTTTGATGGTCAAGCCTTTAGAGGCGGCCATTAGGCTTTTCCCCGAAGAGATCAAAGAGGCAGCTTATATCTCTGGGAAAAGTACTTTGCAGACATTTTTTTGGGTAGTTTTACCAAACATTAAGGCTTCTCTTTTTGCAGCACTCCTTCTTGCATCGGCGAGATCGTTAGGGGAAGTGGGGATCACACTGATGCTTGGAGGAAATATTATCGGGAAGACCGATACAGTCTCTTTGGCTATTTATAATGCAGTTTTTGATGGAGAGTATGATCTGGCTTTGATACTCAGTGGTATTTTAGTCGTGATCTCATTACTTTTTTTCATCATTTTACATTTTTTACAAAATAAAAAAATTATAGGATAA
- the modA gene encoding molybdate ABC transporter substrate-binding protein has product MIKKLLLMSALIFFVHADELKIASAAGYKKPMMEVITAFEKRGHKIEALFGNMQQVITQAKNGQIAIVIGDKAFLEKSKLPIRNYQPIGKGKVVLAFSKQNVMNSIEDLTKEDIRKVAIPQPKKAIYGTAGEVFLRHTNLYDQIEHKLYVVAKVPQVVAYLVSGEVDAGIINLTAALANKEGLGGYIIVDEQSYSPIEITAASLDRCQGDSCKEFLKFMATTTAQEIFRKYGL; this is encoded by the coding sequence ATGATAAAAAAACTTTTGTTAATGAGCGCGTTGATTTTCTTTGTACACGCTGATGAGCTGAAGATTGCTTCTGCAGCAGGATATAAAAAACCTATGATGGAAGTTATTACAGCTTTTGAAAAGCGGGGGCATAAAATCGAAGCGCTTTTTGGAAATATGCAACAGGTGATCACCCAGGCGAAGAATGGACAGATCGCGATTGTGATTGGAGATAAAGCATTTTTGGAAAAAAGCAAACTTCCTATCCGTAATTATCAACCTATTGGAAAAGGAAAGGTTGTATTGGCATTTTCAAAACAGAATGTCATGAATAGTATTGAAGATTTGACAAAAGAAGATATCAGGAAAGTGGCAATACCGCAACCTAAAAAAGCGATATACGGTACTGCAGGAGAAGTGTTCCTTCGACATACAAATCTTTATGATCAGATCGAGCATAAACTTTATGTTGTTGCCAAAGTGCCACAAGTGGTTGCTTATTTGGTGAGTGGTGAAGTGGATGCCGGGATTATCAATCTTACGGCTGCACTTGCAAACAAAGAGGGGTTAGGCGGATATATCATAGTAGATGAGCAGAGCTATTCACCTATTGAGATCACTGCTGCAAGTTTAGATAGATGTCAGGGAGATAGTTGTAAGGAGTTCTTAAAATTTATGGCTACAACGACAGCACAAGAGATTTTTAGAAAATACGGACTGTAA
- a CDS encoding alginate export family protein, whose translation MKLAKTFAGVLLLSQNMLCADMSFDGELRLRFEYFDNMNEKYYGANPKVGLSEDAYLLIRVRLGMSYKIDDYWSARVSMQDSRAIGWGFDNEDWYNKEFMQVNNTQVDHFELYETYLQYTTSNIVIKTGRQKIAYGDNRVFGPGEWKNSGKWVWDAARMSIRDGENYLDLFYGGTMLHDPDEFSLSHRHGYYGGGIYGHYALRKAGAIEPIFAYKENEKENQNYLSLKSYYLGARVYDDNFYGYFYNMTYIKSFGDFTKLDESRVDIDGSGFHLDAGYHFKPIHTKLGFGYTYASGDDPNTSDRETFDAVFGASDKYYGRLNLMSWSNLKDYEVFAVVKPSQKTQIKLEYHAFYADEPSNKWKSYTIPTMSSDKYGDEIDIVAVHDYNKNINVQLGLGYFKSGNYIKEAAKTDPYITKDNAFGLFTQVAYKF comes from the coding sequence ATGAAATTGGCAAAAACATTTGCAGGAGTTCTGCTCTTATCACAGAATATGCTTTGTGCAGATATGAGTTTTGACGGCGAATTACGTCTTCGGTTTGAATATTTTGACAATATGAATGAAAAATATTATGGTGCTAATCCTAAGGTTGGCTTGAGCGAAGATGCTTATCTTTTGATAAGAGTGCGACTTGGTATGAGTTATAAGATCGATGATTATTGGAGTGCTAGAGTTTCAATGCAGGATTCCAGGGCAATTGGTTGGGGATTTGACAATGAAGACTGGTATAACAAAGAGTTCATGCAAGTAAATAATACGCAAGTAGACCATTTTGAACTCTATGAGACTTATCTTCAATATACAACATCGAATATTGTCATTAAGACGGGACGCCAAAAAATTGCTTATGGGGACAACAGGGTTTTTGGTCCTGGGGAATGGAAAAACTCCGGCAAATGGGTTTGGGATGCTGCAAGGATGTCGATAAGGGATGGAGAGAATTATCTGGATCTTTTTTATGGGGGAACTATGCTCCATGATCCGGATGAATTCAGCCTGAGTCATCGACATGGCTATTATGGCGGAGGAATATACGGACATTATGCTCTCAGAAAAGCAGGTGCGATCGAACCTATCTTTGCCTATAAAGAGAATGAGAAAGAGAACCAAAATTATCTCTCGCTTAAAAGTTATTATCTCGGAGCAAGAGTCTATGACGACAACTTTTATGGATATTTTTACAATATGACCTATATAAAATCTTTCGGAGACTTCACGAAATTGGACGAAAGTCGTGTGGATATTGATGGTTCAGGATTCCATCTGGATGCAGGATATCACTTTAAACCGATTCATACTAAATTGGGGTTTGGCTATACCTATGCAAGCGGTGACGATCCAAATACCAGTGACCGTGAAACTTTCGATGCAGTCTTTGGTGCAAGTGATAAGTACTATGGAAGACTCAATCTCATGAGCTGGTCCAATTTAAAAGATTATGAAGTATTCGCTGTAGTAAAGCCTTCACAAAAAACGCAAATTAAATTGGAGTATCATGCTTTCTATGCTGATGAACCAAGCAATAAATGGAAAAGCTACACCATACCAACTATGAGTTCAGACAAATATGGTGATGAGATTGATATTGTGGCGGTACACGATTACAACAAAAATATCAATGTTCAGCTGGGGCTAGGGTATTTTAAAAGCGGTAATTATATAAAAGAGGCAGCTAAAACGGATCCATATATTACAAAAGATAATGCCTTTGGACTGTTTACGCAAGTAGCCTATAAATTTTAG
- a CDS encoding ABC transporter ATP-binding protein: MIDIDINKTLHGSMGEMDLRVNLEIKEGEFIALAGESGSGKTTLLRIIAGLEKAQGSLRVGDEVWMDTKHTLPPQKRKIGFVFQDYALFPNMTVLQNLLFVKKDHALAEDLLEMTGLYELKDRLPATLSGGQKQRVSLCRAMMNRPKILLMDEPLSALDPAMRTKLQHEILTLHKNFGTTTIMVSHDPSEIYRLANRVIVLDHGKVIQDDTPKKVLLKTSGSQKFSFEGELLDIVQVDIIMVAIVSIGQQLVEVVISPDEAASLHIGDRVTLSTKAFAPILSNR, encoded by the coding sequence ATGATAGATATAGATATTAACAAAACTCTTCATGGCAGTATGGGAGAGATGGATCTTCGTGTCAACCTTGAGATCAAAGAGGGAGAATTTATCGCACTCGCAGGAGAGAGCGGAAGCGGTAAAACCACTCTGCTTAGAATAATCGCAGGATTGGAAAAGGCTCAGGGATCTTTGAGGGTAGGAGATGAAGTATGGATGGATACAAAACATACTTTGCCTCCACAAAAAAGAAAGATAGGATTTGTTTTTCAGGATTATGCACTATTCCCGAATATGACTGTGCTTCAAAATCTTCTTTTTGTGAAAAAAGATCATGCCCTTGCTGAGGATTTACTGGAGATGACAGGACTTTATGAACTTAAAGACCGTCTTCCTGCTACGCTCAGTGGAGGACAAAAGCAACGTGTCAGTCTTTGTCGTGCTATGATGAACCGTCCTAAGATTCTGCTCATGGATGAGCCGCTTTCTGCACTGGATCCTGCAATGCGTACAAAGTTGCAGCATGAGATTCTTACCCTGCATAAAAATTTTGGTACGACTACGATCATGGTCAGTCATGATCCAAGTGAAATCTATCGTCTGGCAAATAGGGTGATTGTACTTGACCATGGTAAGGTCATTCAGGATGATACGCCCAAAAAAGTTTTGCTTAAAACAAGTGGAAGTCAAAAATTTTCATTTGAAGGTGAACTGCTGGATATTGTACAGGTCGATATCATTATGGTGGCCATAGTCTCCATTGGTCAACAATTGGTTGAAGTGGTTATAAGCCCGGATGAGGCTGCTTCTCTACATATTGGAGATAGAGTTACACTAAGTACAAAGGCATTTGCCCCAATTTTAAGCAATAGATAG
- the modB gene encoding molybdate ABC transporter permease subunit codes for MSELFVGIELEPFLLSFKLAGLTTLILFVIALPLAWYLSQTRSKTKPFLEAITALPIVLPPSVLGFYILWALSYNSPIGAFFEEMFGIKLVFNFTGLVIASCFYSLPFMVQPLQSGFEGLNKNMLDASYICGQGKWMTVLKVALPNIKPALMTAIIVTFAHTVGEFGVVLMVGGSIPGETKVASVAIYEMVEIMDYQTAHIYSAIMVIISFLVLLSVYIFNRKQNKKFGGF; via the coding sequence ATGAGTGAATTATTTGTTGGTATTGAGCTAGAGCCTTTCTTACTTTCTTTTAAACTTGCCGGACTGACTACTTTGATCTTGTTTGTAATCGCTTTACCTTTAGCATGGTATCTATCACAAACAAGATCCAAGACCAAACCCTTTCTTGAAGCGATTACGGCATTGCCAATTGTATTGCCACCATCAGTATTGGGGTTTTATATTCTTTGGGCACTTTCTTACAACTCTCCTATAGGTGCATTCTTTGAAGAGATGTTCGGGATCAAATTGGTCTTTAATTTTACCGGGCTTGTGATCGCCAGTTGTTTTTACAGCCTTCCATTTATGGTACAGCCATTGCAGAGCGGATTTGAAGGTCTGAATAAAAATATGCTTGATGCTTCTTATATCTGCGGACAGGGGAAATGGATGACGGTACTTAAAGTTGCACTGCCCAATATCAAACCGGCATTGATGACAGCGATCATCGTGACCTTTGCACATACAGTAGGTGAGTTTGGTGTTGTTTTGATGGTAGGAGGGAGTATTCCGGGAGAAACCAAGGTAGCATCTGTGGCGATCTATGAGATGGTGGAGATCATGGATTATCAAACAGCACATATTTATAGTGCAATTATGGTCATTATAAGCTTTTTGGTTCTTTTGAGTGTTTATATTTTCAACCGTAAACAAAATAAAAAGTTTGGTGGCTTCTAA